GCTGTGCTTGTTGCCAGGGGGCGGACTGTTGTCCTCAAAGACATGGAGGGGCGGGACATTGGACGAGGTTTGCCTGTCACAGCACATTCTAGCAATACGTCTGGAGTTGTATATAAATGCTTATTTGAAGATAGGGATGTTCAATATATAGTTTATGGTCCGATAtagagttttttttctgttgatattttatatttttgcaagttTTGCTAATTTCCCCAAATTGTCATCTAATGATTTAGACTagagttaatttttaaaaacactaatttaaactaacactgttaaatataattgTTAGTAAATCTCTGAAAACCATTTTTTCTCACTATACATTATAATTTTCTGTTACCTAAAttcactttttaaacattaaaattattgattttagttttttacttttaattttatatctatctatctatctatctatctgtctatctatatatatatatatatatatatatatatatatttatttttttttattataatttttttttatattagtcaTATCATCAGCcatatcatataaataattaaatataaagaattttaatattggtgcatccctgtCTGAAATGCACAATTCTCCCTTTACTTCACTTTTGAGGTAATGTGTTTGAGTCTAAGTAGATGTgtgttttaaatcaatgtttttctgTCAGGTGCAGGCTATAAGGCATCAGAGCTGGAGAGCTTGTGTGAGGGTCAGACTCTTATGGTAGGAGGGAAGCAAATCGAGGTCATGGGGGTCATATCCGATGAGGACTATGCCAAAGGCCGTTGTTTTCAAAATGCTGCTGTTGAGACTCCTGCAGAAACAGTCTTGAAGGCTCCTGTATATCGACCAGTGTCCAAATCCTTTACCAAACCAGCACTCAAGGGAGGTGCGCTTACAGATTCTGAACCTGAAAAACCAATCTGTAAACCCAGACATGACCTGAACGCACCAGGTATAGCACATGCTCAACTTAATGATTTAATCGATGCATGTAACATTTATACTTCTGAAAATTTACACCTCAAGTCTATTTAAGAAAACAATgaagacaaaaattaaaaatgattaaaatggttaaaatttcAAAGAAATGGTTGCATTACAGGATAAACACTTTCCCTGAAACGTTcatatagattatatttattacattttaatccaTGCTATCCATATCCATACTGCTTACTTTCTATTGGTCTCGGTGCCCTTGTGATGCCACGACCTACAACTGATCACCAGTGGCTGTATAATAAATCTGGTTCTCCTCTGGTGGATGTGGTCATCGACCCCCATTTGACCAATCATCTTCGGCCACATCAAAAAGAGGGTGTGGTCTTCCTTTATGAATGTTTAATGGGAATGAGGTAAATATAAGAGTTAATCTGTTATTGTAATGTTCTTACATATGCACTGTATTTGCACATGGATGTTTGTGTGCTGCAGACTGCCTGGCCGCTGCGGGGCTATTCTGGCAGATGAGATGGGACTGGGGAAGAcgctgcagtgtgtttgtgttctgtggACACTACTGAGACAGGGCCCCTACGGTGGACGTCCTGTATTGAAGAGGGCACTTGTGGTTTGTCCAGGAAGTCTGGTCAAGAACTGGGCTGCTGAGTTCAACAAGTGGCTGGGCAGGGAGAGGATCAGTGTTTACACTGTGGACCAGGTGTGTATGTGTGGCTGTTTGTGTCAGATAATAGATAGAGTGATGAAAGGTAAAAGAATATGTTGTCTCTGTAGGATCACCGTGTGGAGGACTTTGTGTCTTCTCCTCTTTGCTCCGTCATGGTGATCAGTTACGAGATGCTGTTGCGCTCTGTGGACCAGCTGAAAGAGCTGGAGTTTGGAGTGCTCATCTGTGACGAGGGTCATCGCCTTAAAAACAGCAACATCAAAACGGCCGGCGCACTCACAGCCCTCTCATGTGAACGCCGTCTTATATTAACAGGTTTCCTAtttcaaacaagcacacacacttttGTAAACAAGTGTAGtagtataacattatttaattggaaaaaaaaaagtgtaattattaatttaacaggTACTCCAGTACAGAATGACCTGCAGGAATTTTATTCCATCATTGAGTTTGTAAATCCAGGAATTCTGGGAACATCTGCAGCCTACAGGAAGATTTATGAAGAACCCATTCTCAGATCTCGCCAGCCCACCTGCACTGAGGTAAACATCTAGATTTTCAGagtgataaaatatttatttaaaatactttttttatatacacattttattttaaatgcttattatattacttaaaatatatttatatttatacacacacacacacacacacacacacacacatatatatatatatatatatattaagtaaatgCATatgatatatgaaaatataacagaaaaactaaaatcagtcattttaaatgatataactgaatttaggcatcacaacaacATAATGTtcagttatgaaaatgtttattcattttaaatattaaatatttaatagcacaggtaatgcaaatgtaaaaataaaggacATTAACATTTGCAATTACATCTTCAATAATGATCATCATCCGAtattaacagattaaaaaaaaaaatctttagaaaatttCCCCCTGACTGTGAGTCTGTATCCTTTAGCTGTAGTGGCATTGATCACAACTGTGTTTCAGGAAGAGCGGTGCATTGGAGAGGAGCGTGCCGCTGAGCTCTTTCGTCTAACAGGTGTGTTTACGTTACGGCGCACTCAGGAGATCATTAATCGGTATTTATCCGAGCGGATAGAGTGGACCGTATTCTGCAAACCCACTGAActgcagctgcgtttgtatggaGTCCTGCTGGCCACACGGCCCATCAGAGCCTGCCTCTCTGGTGCccgcacacacacttacacacacagccCACACCTTGCATGCATCAACGCCCTCAAGAAACTCTGCAACCACCCCGGGCTGCTCTACAACACTTTACAGGTACAATAGGTGCTGGTATTTTGCCATACCTTGTTTTTTGTCTTATTAttgctgctttttaattattctttgtGGAATTTGCTTCAGGAAAAGTCAGATGAGATGTTTGAGGATGGAATAATGGAACTCTTTCCTGAGGGATACTCAACAGGTGCCTTCAGCACTGCAGACTCTGGGAAACTTCTAGTGCTAACAGACCTGCTGTCAGCAATACAGCACGTCAATCGCACAGACAGGTATCACATATACAACTGCTGTCCCACTTCATTACAGACCTCATCTTATTTGAAAGGTTTTCACATCAAGAAATTATTACAACTATTGACTAATCTGataaatgagaaagaaaatgtatttgttagaGTAGCAATTTATACTGAAGAGCTTACAACACAGTCAggaaaaaacatggaacagatcaaactaaataaagtaatatattttaatatttttggtataCACTATAATGAATTTTGAGTgctaaagcacataaaaaaacaaaagtacatccaacaaattatattaatttatatcatattatattttaattttgagtgcTCAAAAGTGCTAAACTATTCCATTATATTATTTggtattatattacaatttatcctaaaatggtaaaaaatatatattatattacatttagtgctgtcaaacgattaatcatgattaattaattaatcgtgattaaccgtgtccaaaatataagtttgtgtttacaaaatatatgtgtgtactgtgtttatttatgtatatttatatgcaaacacatgcatgtatattttaaaggaatacatgttatatttatatataaaatatttatatttatacctaataaaaatcatatagaaataaataaatatatatatatatatatatatatatatatatatatatatatatatatatatatatatatatatatatataaatacatacatacacgcatgtaaatatttttaaaatgaatacatgtatgtttgtgcatttatatacataataaataaacacagtacacacacatattatgtaaacacaaacttttattttggattaatcgtttgacagcactaattattatcCATTTAATTGACATATCTAGTGTGAAACTCATGTCCATTTTTAACATATCTAGTGTGAAACTCATGTCCAtttttgtctctgtgtctctctctattTAGGGTAGTTTTGGTGTCCAACTACACACAAACTCTTGACTTACTGCAGGATGTCTGTGATCATACAGGCTATAAATGGTGTCGGCTTGATGGACAGACACCTGTAGCCCAGCGACAACGAATTGTTGATTCCTTCAACAGCCCACATTCATCCAGCTTCCTGTTGCTACTCAGCTCCAAGGCTGGAGGGGTGGGACTAAACCTCATTGGTGCTTCCCATCTTGTTTTATATGATTTAGACTGGAACCCTGCCAATGACATACAGGTCAGTGGACTTTCAGTGTTACAGTTAGCCATGTAACACTGCAAAGCAACAATAAAACACGTTAtacaatattacacacacacaaaacggaTCATCATGCAGCTCAATGTTTTTTTGAGTCCACATACTTGTCTTAGTTTCGCCTTTTTATTtagaccactagatggcagtaaatacaaaaaaaaaccttgaac
This genomic stretch from Cyprinus carpio isolate SPL01 chromosome B16, ASM1834038v1, whole genome shotgun sequence harbors:
- the LOC109105366 gene encoding DNA repair and recombination protein RAD54B-like isoform X2 — encoded protein: MRRSGAPSQLHGNTAKKQRFIPPGPAKNDGPPLSHPHPEPSAPAPTPALGNVLLNKVQRCLSSGDTPAVTNAPVASKALARVLSAVPHGECKENSFSSSPDFSEPEKGADKDSCSTQPNTLASGTATARYYSVMWCKASSRKHKRWEGDAVLVARGRTVVLKDMEGRDIGRGAGYKASELESLCEGQTLMVGGKQIEVMGVISDEDYAKGRCFQNAAVETPAETVLKAPVYRPVSKSFTKPALKGGALTDSEPEKPICKPRHDLNAPGALVMPRPTTDHQWLYNKSGSPLVDVVIDPHLTNHLRPHQKEGVVFLYECLMGMRLPGRCGAILADEMGLGKTLQCVCVLWTLLRQGPYGGRPVLKRALVVCPGSLVKNWAAEFNKWLGRERISVYTVDQDHRVEDFVSSPLCSVMVISYEMLLRSVDQLKELEFGVLICDEGHRLKNSNIKTAGALTALSCERRLILTGTPVQNDLQEFYSIIEFVNPGILGTSAAYRKIYEEPILRSRQPTCTEEERCIGEERAAELFRLTGVFTLRRTQEIINRYLSERIEWTVFCKPTELQLRLYGVLLATRPIRACLSGARTHTYTHSPHLACINALKKLCNHPGLLYNTLQEKSDEMFEDGIMELFPEGYSTGAFSTADSGKLLVLTDLLSAIQHVNRTDSPHSSSFLLLLSSKAGGVGLNLIGASHLVLYDLDWNPANDIQAMAQVWRDGQKKTVHIYRFLTTGSIEEKIYQRQVSKQGLSGTVVDLSKKAEHISFSAEELRDLFSFDPNTTCLTHDLLDCQCTGDGNTPGFVKEIEEDTGRACQLGRHCDSTASFPQRVSMSELMHWRHFSGDVQSYDDIYLNHARNNITYAFQSTTSKSQTTV
- the LOC109105366 gene encoding DNA repair and recombination protein RAD54B-like isoform X1, translating into MRRSGAPSQLHGNTAKKQRFIPPGPAKNDGPPLSHPHPEPSAPAPTPALGNVLLNKVQRCLSSGDTPAVTNAPVASKALARVLSAVPHGECKENSFSSSPDFSEPEKGADKDSCSTQPNTLASGTATARYYSVMWCKASSRKHKRWEGDAVLVARGRTVVLKDMEGRDIGRGAGYKASELESLCEGQTLMVGGKQIEVMGVISDEDYAKGRCFQNAAVETPAETVLKAPVYRPVSKSFTKPALKGGALTDSEPEKPICKPRHDLNAPGALVMPRPTTDHQWLYNKSGSPLVDVVIDPHLTNHLRPHQKEGVVFLYECLMGMRLPGRCGAILADEMGLGKTLQCVCVLWTLLRQGPYGGRPVLKRALVVCPGSLVKNWAAEFNKWLGRERISVYTVDQDHRVEDFVSSPLCSVMVISYEMLLRSVDQLKELEFGVLICDEGHRLKNSNIKTAGALTALSCERRLILTGTPVQNDLQEFYSIIEFVNPGILGTSAAYRKIYEEPILRSRQPTCTEEERCIGEERAAELFRLTGVFTLRRTQEIINRYLSERIEWTVFCKPTELQLRLYGVLLATRPIRACLSGARTHTYTHSPHLACINALKKLCNHPGLLYNTLQEKSDEMFEDGIMELFPEGYSTGAFSTADSGKLLVLTDLLSAIQHVNRTDRVVLVSNYTQTLDLLQDVCDHTGYKWCRLDGQTPVAQRQRIVDSFNSPHSSSFLLLLSSKAGGVGLNLIGASHLVLYDLDWNPANDIQAMAQVWRDGQKKTVHIYRFLTTGSIEEKIYQRQVSKQGLSGTVVDLSKKAEHISFSAEELRDLFSFDPNTTCLTHDLLDCQCTGDGNTPGFVKEIEEDTGRACQLGRHCDSTASFPQRVSMSELMHWRHFSGDVQSYDDIYLNHARNNITYAFQSTTSKSQTTV